From Vicugna pacos chromosome 6, VicPac4, whole genome shotgun sequence, a single genomic window includes:
- the BMF gene encoding bcl-2-modifying factor produces MEPPQCVEELEDDVFQPEDGAPGTQPGSLLSADLFAQSQLDCPLSRLQLFPLTHCCGPGLRPTSQEDKATQTLSPASPSQGVMLPCGVTEEPQRLFYGNAGYRLPLPAGFPAALPLGEQPPEGQWQHRAEVQIARKLQCIADQFHRLHMQQHQQNRNRVWWQILLFLHNLALNGDENRNGAGPR; encoded by the exons ATGGAGCCACCCCAGTGTGTGGAGGAGCTGGAGGATGATGTATTCCAGCCAGAGGATGGGGCGCCGGGGACCCAGCCCGGGAGCTTGCTCTCTGCTGACCTGTTTGCCCAGAGCCAGCTGGACTGCCCCCTCAGCCGTCTGCAGCTCTTCCCTCTCACCCACTGCTGTGGCCCCGGGCTTCGACCCACCAGCCAGGAAGACAAAGCTACCCAGACTCTCAGTCCAGCCTCCCCGAGCCAGGGTGTCATGCTGCCTTGTGGGGTGACTGAGGAACCCCAGCGACTGTTTTATG GCAATGCTGGCTACCGGCTCCCCCTCCCTGCCGGTTTCCCTGCAGCCTTGCCCCTTGGTGAGCAGCCCCCTGAAGGGCAGTGGCAACATCGAGCAGAGGTACAGATTGCCCGAAAACTTCAATGCATTGCAGACCAGTTCCATCGGCTTCATATGCAGCAA caCCAGCAGAACAGAAATCGCGTGTGGTGGCAGATCCTCCTCTTCCTGCACAACCTCGCTTTGAATGGAGATGAGAACAGAAATGGGGCAGGTCCCAGGTGA